The genomic stretch ttttctcttcccaaAGTTTTCCTGGAAGCTGGGCTCCTGAAAACGCAGCACTGGAGCAGATGGATAATGGAGACTGGGGCTATATGGTGAGTGGTTCTTGGCAGCTGCACTTTAAAGactggaaaattatttttgtaccttttttccccttagTCTTAGACATAATATATCTTACAAGGATGCAAATTAGGAACTTGTGCAACCCCTTTCCCCTTCAATTCGTTTAGATGTGTTTTTCGGGGGTgtatgttgttttgtttggtattttAATGTAAGCAGACTTAGTATGGACTCTTGAAGTAACTTTTTATAATCACTTATTTGAGAGAGACCATCACTTTTTGGTCTTTGAAGTATGTTACTCTTAAAACTGCTTGTGGAGTGGTGATACTAAAGGGTCTAATATGTAATGGAGTAGAGAACATTTTCTTGTGACTGGGGAGATGACAGTTGAGAATGTGCCTCTTCTCCTTTTTGTGTGTTCCTgtgtctccctctttttctcctcctctgataagaaatattttactttcctcATATCTGAACATTACCCAtgtctttactttttcttaaatatggTTTCTAAAATGAAAGATGTGTTATTTAGAAGGTtttgtttctcaaaattaaaGGTCAGATTGCAACATTAATGTTACAAATGTGAATACACTAtcaatttatgaaattttaaaactactaatAGCTTTTGAGTCTGTGATGTTTTTGTGGCTAGGTTGTGTTGATCCAGCTGTATATTTTAACTTAGTGTTTGAAACTACTATTTCCataaaaaagttataaagatTAGGTAGGCacagggttttatttatttatttaaaaaaattttttttggttgtcagtggacctttattctacttatttatatgtggtgctgagaatcaaacccagtgcctcacacatgctacacaagcgttccacaactgagctacaaccccaacccacaaaattttagttttaaagatTTCATGACTTGTTCTTTTTTGAGTGGGGAAACTCCAAAGAAGTATTAAAAGTAAATATCTTTACATTATCAgatcatttttattctattgtatgttaaacagttaaaaaaaaaaactgaagatctttaaaaaaaaatcagaaaaaaatgagtatattTTAGCTTGAGGTTTTCCTTCCTGTGACCCAAACACTCTCAAATACTGGTCTGAAACTGTAGGGCTCTGGAAGTCAtgccctcaatttttttttttttttttttttttttagttgtggatgaacacaatacctttattttatttatttatttttatatggtgctaagaatcgaacccagtgcctcacacacgctaggcaaacactctaccaccacaaccccagccccatgcccTTGATTCTTAAGTCTTTAAAGGACTGAAtatattcttctttcctttctttttctttccttttgttttttggtactggggattgaactgaagggagcattaccactgagctgcattcctggtcctttttatttttgagacagggtctcatgaaattACTatggctgcccttgaacttgggatcctcttacctcagcctcctaagtctctgagatcataggcatgtgctaccttgcccagttccttctttcttttttattgaagcAAATGTTAGATCCCTTAATCTGGGTGAGCTTGTCACTCTTTCGTAAAGCCATTTGCATTATGTATGTGccaaatgttataatttaaagGAATCTAGTGCTTTGCTTGTtactattaattttcttaatttgtcaAAGTTAGGATTTATAAAATTTCAGGTGActgattatcttttaaaaaatttcagatgaCTGACCCAGTCACGTTAAATGTAGGTGGACACTTGTACACGACGTCTCTCACCACGTTGACGCGTTATCCAGATTCCATGCTTGGAGCTATGTTTGGGGGGGACTTCCCCACAGCTCGAGACCCTCAAGGCAATTACTTCATTGATCGAGATGGACCTCTTTTCCGATATGTCCTCAACTTCTTAAGAACTTCAGAATTGACCTTACCCCTGGATTTTAAGGAATTTGATCTGCTTCGGAAAGAAGCAGATTTTTACCAGATCGAGCCCTTGATTCAATGTCTCAACGACCCAAAGCCTTTGTATCCTATGGATACTTTTGAAGAGGTTGTGGAGCTCTCTAGTACCCGGAAGCTTTCTAAGTACTCCAATCCAGTGGCTGTTATCATAACTCAATTAACCATCACCACCAAGGTCCATTCCTTACTAGAAGGCATCTCAAATTATTTTACCAAGTGGAATAAGCACATGATGGACACCAGAGACTGCCaggtttcttttacttttggaCCCTGTGATTATCACCAGGAAGTTTCTCTGCGGGTCCACCTCATGGAATACATTACAAAACAAGGTTTCACGATCCGCAACACTCGCGTGCATCACATGAGTGAGCGGGCCAATGAGAACACAGTGGAGCACAACTGGACTTTCTGTAGACTGGCCCGGAAGACGGATGACTGATCTCCAGCGCTGGGAGAAGTTCCTGGAAACTGACTCTCCAGAAAATggaagagacttttttttttttttaatcacagtgtggttttttttttttttttttttttttttttaatgtttgtatttatttgaagGCATTGAGAACCAGAGGGAAGTTTTGTGCTTTAGCAGACTCTTCtgtgttttgtttcctttaccCTCAGTATGCATGTGCCTGTTCTGAGTCTCCAGAtaccttttttataaaaagaagtctGAAAATCATTATGGTATATAATCTACCCTTAACAAAGCTTTTTTTTATTACAGTGCTAAAATGATTTCTGATAAAATGGTCCCTAACTTAACTAGAAGGCTAAAAATACAGGAATGAAAGAGTACTCATGATGcctttgaaaaaatcaaatatcaTGTAGGGTGACCTAGTTTCCAAACCAATAAGCAGTATTATAATATTAAAGGAAAACTGTTCCAATCATTTAAAGGTACTTATTAAGTACTGCTTTTCACAGTTATGACAACTGTTTCTTTCTATGCATATAAATCAAGCAACCAAATATCTGTAGCCATGGAAATGTCTGACTAGAAATATTTATATTGGATTCTGAATACAAAATGTCCCTGTGGTAGAAATCTTCTTATGCCTGGTACAGTATAATTCCCAAGTGTACTGTctaccaggaaaaagaaaaaaaaaaaaaaacaaaaaaaaaacctaataaaaaatgaaataagaaaattagatTTGTATTTATTGGTGGTTGTTATTACTTAAAGGAGAAAATCATATTCATTGTCTAAAGTATGCATTGTTTATGTCCTACTCTTTGATTTGAGAGGACTCAATGGAACCTTAGATTGTAGTTTTTAAGAACTCTGTTGTGTCATTAAAGCAGGGATGGATAGAATTTTGTCTGGATGTCTAAAAG from Sciurus carolinensis chromosome 17, mSciCar1.2, whole genome shotgun sequence encodes the following:
- the Kctd6 gene encoding BTB/POZ domain-containing protein KCTD6, whose amino-acid sequence is MDNGDWGYMMTDPVTLNVGGHLYTTSLTTLTRYPDSMLGAMFGGDFPTARDPQGNYFIDRDGPLFRYVLNFLRTSELTLPLDFKEFDLLRKEADFYQIEPLIQCLNDPKPLYPMDTFEEVVELSSTRKLSKYSNPVAVIITQLTITTKVHSLLEGISNYFTKWNKHMMDTRDCQVSFTFGPCDYHQEVSLRVHLMEYITKQGFTIRNTRVHHMSERANENTVEHNWTFCRLARKTDD